The genomic interval CCGAATGGCCCGAAGCCCCTTGGCCCGGTCGCCGGAGACCTGGGCTGCCCAGCTCTCGATGCTGGCTGGCACGGTGCCCATGGTTTCGGTGGCCAGCAGTTTCAGGTCTTCGGTGGCCCCAATGCGTTGCAGTTCCTTGGCGGCGTTGCGAAGGTACCAGCCGGTTTGTCCGGCTCCAAAGGCATCGGGCTTGGGCAGGATGTCCAGACTGTTTAAATCGGTATTGGTGGGGGGGTAGTCGCTTCGATTGCTCAGGGTGGGCCAGCCCGGATCGGGGCGGTTCTGGGTGAGAACCCGCAGGCGTCCTGAGGCCCGGAAGGCGTAATAGTTGGCCGGATATAGCTCGGTCAGGCGTTGATAGGCCCGGGTGGCCTCATTGGGCTGGCTTTTTTCCAGCAACTTGCCCACCCAGAAAAGCACTTTGGGGGCGGCTTTACTGTAGGGGTACTGGGCCAGATACTTTTGCCCCTCCTCAATGAACCGGGCCTGTTGCCCGGAGGATAACAAGGGCCACAGCAGTTGCCAGCCGCTTTCCGGGGCGTAATCCCCCTGCGAGTACTGGCTGACAATTTGCCGGTACAGCGCAGGCGCTTGGGCTTCATCCAGTTGGGCCAGCTTCCACAGGACGTAATCGCCCCCGACGCTGGGTAATTTGGACTGAATGGTTTTGAGCAAGGCCATTTGCTGGCTGGCACCACTTGTGTGGGCCAGTAGGGCGTCGATGGCCGCCCGGGTTTCATCGGTGGTCTTGGCGAATGACAGGCCATCAATCAGGGTTTGCATCCCCGCCTGGGTTTGTCCGGCTTGCAACTGGGTTTTTCCAAGTGCCAGCCAGGTACTTTGCCGCTCTCCCTGCGTGAGGTGGGTTAGCGCTTTTTTAAGTTCCTCGGATCGGTTGGCAGCGGCTATGCCGATCAGCGTATGCTCCTCTGGGGTGGGCTTGGGCAGTATTTTCTCCAGCAAATCAGCCGCCTCTCCACTGAATTTGCAGTCCGGGCATTTCTTTAGGTAGCTCTTCAGCAGCTCGGCGGCCTCTGTCCTGGTTGTCTCCGATTTGTTTTTCAACGCGCCCAGATAATACAGGCTGCCAATGGCGTAGTCGGTGTTGGGGTAATCCGTTCGGACGCTCTTAAACGTCTTTTCGGCTGCGTCCCATTCGCTCCCCCGAAACTGGGATTGCCCAATGCGATAGATGGCCGTCGCCATCAGGGGACTGTGGGCATGGCTTTTCAGCAGGCTGTTCAGCTTTTTTTGCACGGCCCATTCGTTGCCTTGTCCTGCGTAGGCTTCCGCCTCATGTAGCCATAAAAAGTCCTGAAGTCCTGGATAAACTGGTTCTATTCGCTTGAATTGAGAGAGCGCCGCTTCATAATTGCTTTCCTGCAGGTTTTTTAGGGCGTCCCGGTACAGAGAGCGGGCGGTTTCCCGATCCACATCCACGGTGGCCACAAAAATCTTCTGTTCCCCGCTTAGTGGCAGTAACACCTCGCGCATGGGTTCCGGTAGCCAGTCGGCTTGCCGGGTGAACCAGATATAGGCCAACAGCACCGTGATAACCCCCAGCCCGGCAAAGGCAAAGGAATACAGGCTCCGCCTGTTGGCTGTGTCTGTTTTCTGGTTTATGGCTGTGGGTGGTTTTAATTTGCTCATGGATAAGCGAATGCACTGACTTGGGGATAACATAAGGGATGAAACTCTAAGCGCTTCTGGTAGTCCATAGATGGGGAACCCTGGGCCTCATACGTTATAGCGTCCTGAAAGGTCAGCCTTGGGGCTTGTTATATAATATATTATTACGGAAAGCGCTTTTCCTGAAACTTTTGGAGGATTGTCACAGTGTTGATTCCATTTTTGAGGTCGCTGTCCTGGCAATCTCTCCGGCCACAGTTTGTTGCTTGCCTGTTTGCGGGTCTGAGCCTGACTGCTTTTTGGCTTGCTCTTTTCAGTACGCCGGTCTTTGCGGATTCCGTGGAATGGCAAACCCTGAAACAGGGCAAGGTGGTGGTCAAGCAATATACGGCTCCCAACACGGTGCCTTCGGTGGAGGCGAGAATACTGATTCCCAAACCGCCGGAAAAAGTCTGGACGGTGGTCAGTGATCCTGAAACCCTTCTGGAGTCTGAGCGGAAGGTAAAACAGGTTAAAGTGCTGTCTCGATCCGCCAACAAACAGAACGTCTCTTTTAGTGTCATCATGACCAGTTTGTTTCCGGCCTTTAACTACATTTTGCTGCAAGAGTTATCGCCGCCGTATCTGATTAATTTTCATCGGGTCAGCGGCAGTTTTAAGGACATTCAGGGGGCCTGGCGGCTCATCCCGGCAGACAATGGCACCAAAACCATTTTGAGCTACACATTGAAACTGGATCCCGGCCCGTTAGTGCCCCGCAGCTTATTGCTGACCGCCGTGAAGTCCGATCTGCCAAATTTTATGAATAACGCCAAAACATCCATCAATAAAAATCTTCCTTAAGTGGGCGATGCGGGGCATGCTGCCAAGGTGTTGTTTATGGGGCTCAATCTCGGATGTCTGATGGATTTGATGTTTAACAGCTTGTTTGTATCAGGGGCTTTCAGGTAGGCTGATCAGTATGAGATCATCCAATGTTCTAAAATTTCCCGGCGGTAAGTCCAGCGATTGGAGCCTTAAGCTGTTTGCCGTGCTTTTCCTGTTTTTTGTGGGGTACATGATCACCCTGGAAATGGGATTTTCCGGTAACGGCTTCATGCTCATCATCCTGCTGGGGGTGTTGTATCAGTTTTTTGTGCGGCAGGGGGGGCGGTATCAGTCTTACTTGCAGCAAAATCGCCTGCTGCTCATCATCCTGCTG from Vampirovibrio chlorellavorus carries:
- a CDS encoding SRPBCC family protein; the encoded protein is MLIPFLRSLSWQSLRPQFVACLFAGLSLTAFWLALFSTPVFADSVEWQTLKQGKVVVKQYTAPNTVPSVEARILIPKPPEKVWTVVSDPETLLESERKVKQVKVLSRSANKQNVSFSVIMTSLFPAFNYILLQELSPPYLINFHRVSGSFKDIQGAWRLIPADNGTKTILSYTLKLDPGPLVPRSLLLTAVKSDLPNFMNNAKTSINKNLP
- a CDS encoding lytic transglycosylase domain-containing protein; this translates as MLSPSQCIRLSMSKLKPPTAINQKTDTANRRSLYSFAFAGLGVITVLLAYIWFTRQADWLPEPMREVLLPLSGEQKIFVATVDVDRETARSLYRDALKNLQESNYEAALSQFKRIEPVYPGLQDFLWLHEAEAYAGQGNEWAVQKKLNSLLKSHAHSPLMATAIYRIGQSQFRGSEWDAAEKTFKSVRTDYPNTDYAIGSLYYLGALKNKSETTRTEAAELLKSYLKKCPDCKFSGEAADLLEKILPKPTPEEHTLIGIAAANRSEELKKALTHLTQGERQSTWLALGKTQLQAGQTQAGMQTLIDGLSFAKTTDETRAAIDALLAHTSGASQQMALLKTIQSKLPSVGGDYVLWKLAQLDEAQAPALYRQIVSQYSQGDYAPESGWQLLWPLLSSGQQARFIEEGQKYLAQYPYSKAAPKVLFWVGKLLEKSQPNEATRAYQRLTELYPANYYAFRASGRLRVLTQNRPDPGWPTLSNRSDYPPTNTDLNSLDILPKPDAFGAGQTGWYLRNAAKELQRIGATEDLKLLATETMGTVPASIESWAAQVSGDRAKGLRAIRDGLDQQVKDSFINSGRTAIQPAGTRDELKLLYPVYFAEFIRQAGSKNRLDPFLIQSLMREESYFNEFAISTSNARGLMQLLPSTAREVAGWEGLGGFQTPDLFTPAINIQLGSRYLAHLHELFSGNSMPAVGAYNGGPNAMKRWVQASNGFNSDPDMFVEKIPYDQSRDYIKKVFTSYWNYSRLYSQPAI